A window of the Synechococcus sp. JA-3-3Ab genome harbors these coding sequences:
- a CDS encoding YbaB/EbfC family nucleoid-associated protein has protein sequence MTRGFGPFGKIQEALKKAQEVRDGAQRLQKELEEMEIVGEAGNGLVKVTVNGNQEPLKVSLDPQVLQEPVDVVEDLLLTAMVNAYTQSAETMRKRMEELTGNISLPGLGLG, from the coding sequence ATGACCCGAGGCTTTGGTCCCTTCGGCAAAATCCAAGAAGCCCTCAAGAAGGCCCAAGAGGTGCGCGACGGCGCTCAAAGGCTGCAAAAAGAGCTAGAAGAAATGGAGATCGTCGGCGAGGCCGGCAATGGGCTAGTGAAGGTGACAGTGAACGGCAACCAGGAGCCCCTCAAGGTCTCTCTGGATCCCCAAGTGCTCCAGGAGCCGGTGGATGTGGTGGAGGACTTGCTCCTGACGGCGATGGTGAACGCCTACACTCAGTCCGCCGAGACGATGCGCAAGCGCATGGAGGAGCTGACCGGAAACATCAGCCTGCCGGGGTTGGGGTTGGGCTGA
- a CDS encoding carbohydrate ABC transporter permease, whose translation MAQLLQDPQSLAAQPSPVRQKASPLSWRRWIPERWYVHLGLWLACLALGFPVLYALIVSTQNNAEVFRYQLTFGSSLAFNWQQVMVARHLGHYMVNSAIVATAITVGKTVLSLLAGLAFVYFRFPGKGLAFGFVLITLMMPTEILIIALLRLVTNLGWGSTYYALIVPFLASATSTFLFRQHFSNIPRELAEAAQLDGANPLQFLTQVLIPLSWNAIGAQAVIHFVYAWNTYLWPRLIVQGRERQVVQVGLQSLLNLDSSASYGPMMLGAIIASIPPLVVFIALQKPFMSGLALSRDK comes from the coding sequence ATGGCTCAACTGTTGCAGGATCCGCAGTCGCTAGCCGCCCAGCCCAGCCCCGTGCGCCAAAAGGCTTCTCCCTTGTCCTGGCGGCGCTGGATCCCGGAGCGCTGGTATGTTCACCTAGGCCTGTGGCTGGCCTGTTTGGCGCTGGGGTTTCCGGTGCTGTATGCGCTGATCGTGAGCACCCAAAACAATGCCGAGGTATTTCGCTATCAATTGACCTTTGGCTCCTCGTTGGCCTTTAACTGGCAGCAGGTGATGGTGGCGCGTCACCTAGGCCATTACATGGTCAACAGCGCCATCGTGGCCACGGCCATCACGGTGGGCAAAACGGTTTTGTCACTATTGGCGGGGCTGGCCTTTGTCTACTTTCGCTTTCCGGGCAAGGGGCTGGCCTTCGGCTTTGTGCTCATTACCCTGATGATGCCCACAGAAATTCTGATCATCGCTCTGCTGCGGCTGGTCACCAACCTGGGCTGGGGATCCACCTACTACGCCCTGATCGTGCCCTTTCTGGCCAGCGCCACCTCGACGTTTTTGTTTCGCCAACATTTTTCCAACATCCCCCGCGAGCTGGCGGAGGCGGCTCAACTGGACGGGGCCAACCCGCTGCAGTTTCTCACCCAGGTGCTGATCCCCCTGAGCTGGAACGCCATCGGAGCCCAGGCGGTGATTCACTTCGTCTACGCTTGGAATACGTACCTGTGGCCCCGCTTGATCGTGCAAGGCCGGGAGCGGCAGGTGGTGCAGGTGGGGCTGCAATCCCTGCTCAACCTGGATAGTTCCGCCTCCTATGGCCCCATGATGCTGGGGGCGATCATCGCCAGTATTCCGCCGCTGGTGGTGTTCATTGCCCTGCAAAAGCCTTTCATGAGCGGCCTGGCCCTCAGCCGCGACAAGTAA
- a CDS encoding UbiD family decarboxylase: MPRDLRRFIALLESRGQLRRISAEVDPDLEIAEIADRLLACGGPALLFERVKGSSMPLLINVLGTVERICWALGMEQPRELEELGKKLALLYQPRPPKNFAQALELGQALFRVFQARPSRDLFPPCQQVVLLGEAVDLTQLPLLRVYPGDAGRVLTLGLMVTKDPENGIPNVGVYRLQLQSRNTMTVQWLSVRGATRHLRKAAALGRKLEVAVAIGVDPAVILAAATPLPVDLSEWLFAGLYAGEGLHLARCKTVDLEVPAHAEIVLEGTITPGEVAPDGPAGDHIGYYGPRNEQAPLIRFHCLTHRRDPIYLTTFSGKPPKENDMMALALNRIYTPILRQQVPEIVDFFLPMEGLGYKVAILSIDKAYPGQARRAALAFWSALPQFSYTKFVIVVDKDINVRDPRQVLWCLCSRVDPQRDVFILPDNPFDALDFATEKRGLGGKMGIDATTKLPPETDTPWRQPLAPDPQVARLVDRRWAEYGLADLDLQPADPRLFGYEF; encoded by the coding sequence ATGCCCAGAGATCTGCGCCGTTTCATCGCCCTGCTGGAGTCCCGTGGCCAGCTTCGCCGCATTTCAGCAGAAGTAGATCCCGACCTGGAAATTGCCGAGATCGCCGATCGCCTCTTGGCCTGCGGGGGGCCGGCGCTGCTGTTTGAGCGGGTGAAGGGATCCTCGATGCCCCTGCTGATCAACGTTTTGGGCACGGTGGAGCGCATCTGCTGGGCGCTGGGGATGGAGCAGCCGCGGGAGCTGGAGGAGCTGGGGAAAAAACTGGCCTTGCTCTACCAGCCGCGCCCGCCCAAAAATTTTGCCCAGGCCCTGGAGCTGGGGCAGGCGCTGTTCCGAGTCTTCCAAGCTCGACCCAGCCGGGATCTCTTCCCCCCCTGTCAGCAGGTGGTGCTGCTGGGTGAGGCGGTCGATCTCACCCAACTGCCCCTGCTGCGGGTCTATCCCGGCGATGCCGGGCGGGTGCTGACCTTGGGGCTGATGGTTACCAAAGACCCGGAAAATGGCATTCCCAATGTGGGGGTGTACCGCCTGCAGCTCCAGAGCCGCAACACGATGACGGTGCAGTGGCTGTCGGTGCGGGGGGCCACCCGGCATTTGCGCAAGGCGGCGGCCCTGGGCCGGAAGCTGGAAGTGGCAGTGGCCATCGGGGTGGATCCCGCCGTGATCCTGGCGGCGGCTACGCCCCTGCCGGTGGATCTGTCGGAGTGGCTGTTTGCCGGCCTCTACGCCGGCGAAGGGTTACACCTGGCCCGCTGCAAGACGGTGGATCTGGAGGTGCCGGCCCACGCCGAGATTGTTCTGGAGGGCACCATCACGCCAGGGGAGGTGGCCCCCGACGGCCCTGCCGGGGATCACATCGGCTACTACGGCCCTCGCAACGAGCAAGCTCCGCTCATCCGCTTCCACTGCCTCACCCACCGCCGCGATCCCATCTACCTCACCACCTTCAGCGGCAAGCCTCCCAAAGAAAACGACATGATGGCGCTGGCCCTGAACCGCATTTACACCCCCATTCTGCGGCAGCAGGTGCCGGAGATCGTGGATTTCTTTTTGCCCATGGAGGGCTTGGGCTACAAGGTGGCGATTCTGTCCATCGACAAGGCCTATCCCGGCCAGGCGCGGCGGGCGGCCCTGGCTTTTTGGAGCGCCTTGCCCCAGTTTAGCTACACCAAGTTCGTCATCGTGGTGGACAAGGACATCAATGTGCGGGATCCGCGGCAGGTGCTCTGGTGCCTGTGTTCGCGGGTGGATCCGCAGCGGGATGTGTTTATTCTGCCGGACAACCCCTTTGACGCCCTGGACTTTGCCACCGAAAAACGGGGTCTGGGGGGCAAGATGGGGATCGATGCCACCACCAAGCTCCCCCCGGAAACCGACACCCCCTGGCGGCAACCGCTTGCCCCGGATCCGCAAGTGGCCCGTCTGGTGGATCGCCGCTGGGCGGAATACGGCCTGGCGGATCTGGACTTGCAGCCGGCGGATCCGCGCCTATTTGGCTACGAGTTCTAG
- a CDS encoding SLC13 family permease, whose protein sequence is MQQALSWLVLLLSYVGLGLGSLPRLRMNRATIALAGSALLIALGTVPLLEAWAAIDATTIVFLLSMMVVNASLSQGGAFQLALLGLIRVSRSPFGLLLMLVFGSGLLSAFLLNDTLALVFTPLTLQVTAVLGLNPIPYLLGLAAATNLGSVATLSGNPQNILIGSFSGIGYLEFAAQMTPIAVVGLLLEVGLLWLYYPEVRSLQPFAQVPWTPLRLYPPLLRKSVAITAGLFGAFVAGLPLAESALVAAALLLITRRLKPERFLGQVDWNLLVMFSGLFILTRATRELLAGWGTSLGPWAEQVAGSPLALLAAVALLSNLISNVPAVLLLQSLLPLQGKTAWLLLSAGSTLAGNLTLFGAVANLITVEAAARKGYVLTFGEHLRFGLPLTLLTLGFSGLWLGQP, encoded by the coding sequence GTGCAACAAGCGCTGTCTTGGCTGGTGCTGCTCCTGAGCTATGTCGGGCTGGGGCTGGGATCCCTGCCCAGGCTGCGCATGAACCGGGCCACGATTGCCCTGGCGGGATCCGCTTTGCTGATTGCCCTAGGAACAGTGCCGCTGCTGGAGGCTTGGGCAGCCATCGACGCGACCACGATTGTCTTTCTCCTCAGCATGATGGTGGTGAACGCCAGCTTGTCCCAGGGCGGCGCCTTCCAGCTAGCTTTGCTGGGCCTGATTCGGGTTAGCCGCAGTCCCTTTGGCCTTTTGCTCATGCTGGTGTTCGGCAGCGGGCTGCTCTCGGCCTTTCTCCTCAACGATACCCTGGCACTGGTGTTTACCCCCCTCACGTTGCAGGTGACAGCCGTGCTGGGGCTGAACCCTATTCCTTACCTCTTGGGCTTGGCGGCGGCCACCAACCTAGGGTCTGTAGCCACCCTGAGCGGCAACCCGCAGAACATCCTCATCGGCTCCTTCTCCGGGATCGGCTACCTGGAGTTTGCCGCCCAGATGACCCCGATTGCCGTGGTGGGGCTGCTGTTGGAGGTGGGGCTGCTGTGGCTCTACTACCCCGAGGTGCGCTCGCTGCAGCCCTTCGCCCAGGTGCCTTGGACGCCGCTGCGCCTCTATCCCCCCCTGTTGCGCAAGAGCGTGGCCATTACAGCGGGCCTGTTTGGGGCCTTTGTGGCCGGCCTGCCCCTAGCGGAGTCGGCCCTGGTGGCGGCGGCCTTGCTGCTGATTACCCGCCGGCTGAAGCCGGAGCGGTTTTTGGGGCAGGTGGACTGGAACTTGCTGGTGATGTTCTCCGGGCTGTTTATCCTGACACGGGCAACCCGAGAGCTGCTGGCCGGCTGGGGAACGAGTCTGGGGCCCTGGGCGGAGCAGGTGGCGGGATCCCCGTTGGCGCTGCTGGCCGCTGTCGCCCTCTTGTCCAACCTCATCTCCAACGTGCCGGCGGTGCTGCTGCTGCAGTCGCTGCTCCCGCTGCAGGGAAAGACGGCCTGGCTGTTGCTGTCTGCCGGCTCTACGCTGGCCGGTAACTTGACTCTGTTTGGGGCAGTGGCCAATTTAATTACCGTCGAAGCGGCAGCTAGAAAGGGGTATGTGTTAACGTTCGGGGAACATCTCCGCTTTGGCCTGCCCCTGACGCTGCTTACCCTTGGGTTTAGCGGTCTGTGGCTGGGTCAGCCCTGA
- a CDS encoding IS607 family transposase — protein MARYVKPREAADYFGVCLHTLRRWEQKGWIHAVRTPSGRARRYNLDSYIGLRPADANRAPKKDKRVVLYARVSSRGQKPDLERQIARLVNLYPGAEVVGEVGSGLNFKRPKFLALLERVRAGDVGTIVVAHRDRLCRFGFEFVEWYCRQYGCEILVLDDDHLSPQQELVEDILTILHCFSSRLYGLRKYRAAIEKDTDLSGASAG, from the coding sequence ATGGCTAGGTATGTAAAACCGAGAGAAGCGGCGGATTATTTTGGGGTGTGTCTCCACACCTTGAGGCGATGGGAACAGAAGGGCTGGATCCATGCAGTACGTACACCATCTGGTAGAGCGAGAAGGTATAACCTCGACAGCTACATTGGCCTCCGGCCCGCTGACGCGAACAGAGCACCCAAGAAGGACAAACGAGTCGTTTTGTACGCCCGAGTCAGCAGTCGAGGGCAGAAACCAGACTTGGAGAGACAGATTGCAAGACTGGTTAACCTCTATCCTGGAGCCGAAGTGGTCGGAGAGGTTGGCAGCGGTCTCAACTTCAAAAGGCCAAAGTTCCTTGCCTTATTGGAACGAGTTCGTGCGGGAGATGTCGGAACAATTGTGGTCGCTCACCGGGATCGACTCTGCCGGTTTGGATTTGAGTTCGTTGAGTGGTACTGCCGTCAATACGGGTGCGAAATCTTGGTTCTCGATGACGATCACCTTTCTCCCCAACAGGAACTGGTTGAGGATATCCTCACCATCTTGCACTGCTTCAGCAGTCGGCTCTACGGACTCAGAAAATACCGGGCTGCAATCGAGAAAGATACGGATTTATCCGGAGCCAGCGCTGGCTAA